From one Streptomyces sp. NBC_01478 genomic stretch:
- a CDS encoding IS630 family transposase, whose translation MGDSRLEPLVLSETERLTLLGWARRRTTAQGLAKRARIVLACADGFSNTAVAARLDTDRATVRRWRTRFLRDRLDGLSDDARPGVPRTITDAQVEEVVVRTLEDVPAGGTHWSKRGLARQVGISPTGVHRIWRAFGLQPWRTEDFKISPDPLLIDKIRDVVGLYLAPPAHAVVFSMDEKPQIQALERTAPVLPMLPGVPERRSFDYVRHGTIDLFAALNTATGKVISRLSAHHRAVDFRDFLTDIDRQTEPGLAVHVICDNLSAHKAPVVHKWLLAHPRFTLHFTPTYSSWINQVERWFAELQRRCPERGVFCSLDDLRTALDEWIKVWNEAARPFKWTKTADQIIDRICHYCDRVSGPAH comes from the coding sequence ATGGGTGACAGCAGGCTGGAGCCCCTGGTCTTGTCGGAGACCGAGCGGCTGACGTTACTGGGGTGGGCCAGGCGCCGGACGACCGCGCAGGGTCTGGCGAAGCGCGCACGGATCGTCTTGGCCTGTGCAGACGGCTTCAGCAACACAGCCGTGGCCGCACGGTTGGACACCGATCGGGCGACGGTGCGCCGTTGGCGGACCCGGTTCCTGCGCGACCGGCTCGACGGCCTGTCCGACGATGCCCGTCCAGGCGTGCCGCGCACCATCACCGATGCCCAGGTGGAAGAGGTGGTCGTGCGCACCCTTGAGGACGTCCCCGCAGGCGGTACGCACTGGTCGAAGCGGGGGTTGGCCCGTCAGGTGGGGATTTCCCCCACCGGCGTGCACCGCATCTGGCGCGCGTTCGGCCTTCAGCCCTGGCGGACCGAGGACTTCAAGATCTCTCCTGATCCGCTGCTGATCGACAAGATCCGGGACGTGGTGGGCCTGTATCTGGCACCGCCGGCCCATGCGGTGGTCTTCTCGATGGACGAGAAACCACAGATCCAGGCACTGGAGCGGACCGCGCCGGTGCTGCCGATGCTGCCCGGAGTGCCTGAGCGTCGCAGCTTCGACTACGTGCGGCACGGCACCATCGACCTGTTCGCCGCGCTGAACACGGCAACCGGAAAGGTGATCAGCCGGCTGTCCGCACACCACCGGGCCGTGGACTTCCGCGACTTCCTGACCGACATCGACCGCCAGACCGAACCCGGCCTGGCGGTCCACGTCATCTGCGACAACCTCTCCGCCCACAAGGCTCCGGTGGTTCACAAGTGGCTGCTCGCACACCCCCGATTCACCCTGCACTTCACCCCGACCTACTCATCGTGGATCAACCAGGTCGAGCGGTGGTTCGCCGAACTGCAGCGACGCTGTCCGGAACGCGGTGTCTTCTGCTCACTCGACGATCTCAGGACCGCACTCGACGAATGGATCAAGGTCTGGAACGAGGCCGCCAGGCCCTTCAAGTGGACCAAGACCGCCGACCAGATCATCGACCGGATCTGCCACTACTGCGACAGGGTCTCCGGACCAGCTCACTAG
- a CDS encoding SCO7613 C-terminal domain-containing membrane protein, which translates to MTNIPPPAVELRLLDAELLQLDARRTQLLHRRAWLLTVLQPTRSAPLTPLSAAPPRRETTAPGVQNLLLLLGGILLTLAATAFTLVSWGSMGIAGRALILGAVTLAALGAPVALLRRGLRSTAESLAGLGLVLTVLDTYALHEVTFADADGVMFAAAATTVLAALWAAYGIGTAALPGPAAATPASPSLRLPLPAALVLAQLPLILWVIAAGGGLHTITAAVLVTAVIDMLVALRVSLQAVRFIAVGGAFGMGGWGVLAAGLISSSAAGPGAAAKATALLVLAAAGAFGAAWLVPGPGLRTVMATTGGLLVVAALGGVLRVPLPYDWAVLGYLACGIGLLALVRGPLPEPVRHGLGRASAAVQAIALLWTLPVVATTLVGPVAWTSRIWSGAPDDARAAATAEMVWPAHESTAPLVLVAVAAVLAFAVRGPAWRPRALAAAPSLVWLTAMVVPAALQLPYGIGLLVDGLVIVALLSLTHRIATALALFTSLNLAALSLASEPATLAVLASLAALFAGAAWRGRLAPVSAGFSLGYATALACAVGAALDWQPQHTALLVLAVPVAAALLAARLTDPITTVVVELSGAVAGVLAIGLAGAELPVLALVLALCGVIAAGTAVRPDRRNVGHAAAVLFVLATWVRLSAWDVGSPEAYTLPVTVPALLVGALRRRREPSVSSWPAYGPGLAATLAPSLLTAWADPHWTRPLLLGLAALAVTLIGARHRLQAPLVLGGGTLVLDALHELAPYLVQVVGALPRWAPPALAGLLLLALGATYEQRIRDARRVREVLGKMN; encoded by the coding sequence ATGACGAACATCCCGCCCCCGGCCGTGGAGTTGCGGCTCCTGGACGCCGAGCTGCTCCAACTGGACGCCCGCCGCACGCAGTTGCTGCACCGGCGGGCCTGGCTGCTGACCGTGCTCCAGCCGACCCGGTCCGCGCCCCTGACGCCGCTGTCGGCCGCACCGCCCCGCCGCGAGACCACCGCGCCCGGCGTGCAGAACCTGCTGCTCCTGCTCGGCGGCATCCTGCTCACTCTGGCCGCGACGGCGTTCACGCTGGTCAGTTGGGGCAGCATGGGGATCGCGGGCCGGGCGCTGATCCTCGGCGCGGTGACCCTGGCGGCGCTCGGCGCGCCGGTGGCGCTGCTGCGGCGGGGCCTGCGTTCCACGGCCGAGTCGCTCGCGGGCCTCGGTCTCGTCCTGACGGTGCTGGACACCTACGCGCTGCACGAGGTCACGTTCGCAGACGCGGACGGCGTGATGTTCGCGGCGGCAGCGACGACAGTACTGGCCGCGCTGTGGGCGGCGTACGGCATCGGAACGGCGGCGCTCCCGGGCCCGGCGGCTGCCACGCCCGCCTCGCCGTCCCTCCGCCTCCCCCTCCCCGCCGCGCTCGTACTCGCTCAACTCCCCTTGATTCTCTGGGTGATCGCGGCTGGTGGGGGCCTGCACACGATCACGGCGGCGGTGCTGGTGACCGCCGTGATCGACATGCTGGTCGCGCTCCGGGTCTCCCTACAGGCCGTTCGTTTCATCGCCGTCGGCGGCGCGTTCGGCATGGGCGGCTGGGGCGTGCTGGCGGCCGGGCTGATCTCCTCGTCGGCGGCCGGTCCTGGCGCGGCCGCCAAGGCGACGGCGCTCCTCGTTCTCGCCGCCGCGGGCGCGTTCGGCGCCGCGTGGCTCGTCCCCGGTCCGGGACTGCGGACGGTCATGGCCACGACGGGCGGCCTCCTTGTGGTCGCCGCGCTCGGTGGCGTGCTGCGCGTACCACTGCCCTACGACTGGGCGGTTCTGGGCTATCTGGCGTGCGGGATCGGCCTGTTGGCGCTCGTCCGGGGCCCGCTCCCCGAGCCGGTGCGGCACGGTCTCGGCCGGGCCTCCGCCGCCGTACAGGCGATCGCGCTGCTGTGGACCCTGCCGGTCGTCGCCACCACCCTGGTCGGTCCGGTCGCGTGGACGTCCCGTATCTGGTCGGGCGCGCCGGACGACGCGCGTGCCGCGGCGACGGCGGAGATGGTGTGGCCGGCGCACGAGAGCACCGCGCCCCTGGTGCTCGTCGCGGTCGCGGCGGTGCTGGCGTTCGCGGTCCGCGGCCCCGCGTGGCGGCCACGGGCCCTGGCCGCCGCCCCGTCCCTGGTGTGGCTGACGGCGATGGTCGTCCCGGCCGCACTGCAACTGCCGTACGGCATCGGCCTGTTGGTGGACGGTCTCGTCATCGTGGCCCTGCTCTCGCTCACGCACCGCATCGCCACGGCCCTCGCCCTGTTCACGTCGCTCAACCTCGCAGCCCTCTCGCTGGCCTCCGAACCGGCCACGCTCGCCGTACTCGCCTCGCTGGCCGCCCTGTTCGCGGGTGCGGCCTGGCGCGGGCGCCTCGCGCCGGTCTCGGCCGGCTTCTCGCTGGGCTATGCCACGGCGCTCGCCTGCGCGGTGGGCGCGGCCCTCGACTGGCAGCCGCAGCACACCGCGTTGCTGGTGCTCGCCGTGCCGGTGGCGGCCGCGCTGCTCGCCGCGCGCCTCACGGATCCGATCACGACGGTGGTGGTCGAGCTCTCGGGTGCCGTCGCGGGCGTGCTGGCGATCGGTCTCGCCGGGGCCGAACTCCCTGTCCTCGCGCTGGTGTTGGCCCTGTGCGGAGTGATCGCGGCGGGCACGGCGGTACGCCCCGACCGCAGGAACGTCGGCCATGCGGCGGCCGTCCTGTTCGTCCTCGCGACGTGGGTACGGCTGTCCGCGTGGGACGTCGGCAGCCCCGAGGCGTACACCCTGCCGGTGACCGTCCCGGCGCTGCTGGTGGGCGCGTTGCGCAGGCGCCGCGAGCCGAGCGTCTCGTCCTGGCCGGCCTACGGCCCCGGGCTCGCCGCCACGCTCGCCCCGAGCCTCCTCACCGCGTGGGCCGACCCGCACTGGACGCGCCCCCTGCTGCTGGGCCTGGCCGCGCTGGCCGTCACCCTGATCGGCGCACGGCACCGCCTTCAGGCACCGCTGGTCCTCGGCGGCGGCACCCTCGTCCTGGACGCGCTGCACGAACTCGCCCCCTATCTCGTCCAGGTCGTCGGCGCGCTCCCCCGCTGGGCGCCGCCCGCCCTCGCCGGACTCCTGCTGCTCGCGCTCGGCGCGACGTACGAGCAGCGGATCCGGGACGCCCGACGGGTGCGGGAGGTCCTGGGGAAGATGAACTAG